ATTAAAAATGTTCAATAATTTCAACAATAATGTTTGTAGTGTGCTGTCTTTGTGTGACTAAAAAACTTAATAAAATCAGTTTATTTAATCATTATCTTTGTCATTTCATGACAAAGTCGGCTGTGTGTTGAGTTGTTGTTCAAGTTGGTGCATCACCCGATACGTGGGCAATACCTTGGCCACACTGGCACGGGGTTCACGTCCTTCACGGATAGAAGCAATGAATTCTCGATCCTGCAACTCGATCCCGTTCATGGAAACATCCACCTGTGAAACATCAACTGCTTCATCCCTGGCCGTGACCAGATCATCATAGCAAGCGATGTAGGTACCGTTGTTACAGATGTAGCGGAAGAACGTTCCTAGTGGACCATCGTTGTTGAAACTGAGAGACAATGTGCAGACTGAACCTGATTCAGAAAGCAACTGGATCGACATGTCCATGGCAATGCCCAATTCTGGATGCATCGGTCCCTGAACCGCATTGGCCCTAACAACCTCCTCTCCTGTTTGGAATTGAAAGAGATCGATCGTGTGAGCCGCATGATGCCAGAGTAAGTGATCCGTCCAGGTTCTCGGTTCTCCAGCTGCGTTGATGTTCTTGCGTCGAAAAAAGTAGGTCTGCGCATCCAGTTGCTGGATCTTCAACTCACCAGCCTGAATTTTCTTGTAAATCCACTGATGCGATGGATTGAAACGGCGGGTGTGACCAACCATACAAACCAAGCCTGTTTCTTGCTGGAGATCCATCACAGCTTGAGCATCCGACCAGTTATCGGCCAAGGGAATCTCGACCTCCACATGCATACCAGCTTTCAGACACTGCATCGCCTGAACAGCATGAATTGGGGTAGGGGTGGCCAGGATCGCAGCCTCAACTCCTGGAAGGGCCAGCGCCTGATCTAAATCTGTCATCACATGAGGAATTCCATACTGCGCTGCAACAGCTTGTGTTGGCTCCAAAGGTTGTCCTACCAGCGCAACGACCTCAACTCCCTCGATATTCTTGAGGCCATCCAGGTGTTTTTTGCCAAAAGCACCTGGTCCCACCAAAATGATTTTCATTCGTTATCTCCAGTTCAACAACATGCCCTCAAGTCTGGACAATTATTCGAGTAATTTTTCAGAATTCATCGTTACTCAGCAAACAACTCCAGTAAGCAACTGATCACTTTCTTTTGGACAGATGCTTCCAGAATCCCCATTTTTTCTAGCAAACGATCCTTATCTACCACACGCATCTGATCCAAGAGAATCAGCGCCTGTTTCCCATCAAATTCATAGGAGATGCGCGAAGGGAATTCAAAACCTTGAGAAGTCATTG
The sequence above is drawn from the SAR324 cluster bacterium genome and encodes:
- a CDS encoding Gfo/Idh/MocA family oxidoreductase, whose translation is MKIILVGPGAFGKKHLDGLKNIEGVEVVALVGQPLEPTQAVAAQYGIPHVMTDLDQALALPGVEAAILATPTPIHAVQAMQCLKAGMHVEVEIPLADNWSDAQAVMDLQQETGLVCMVGHTRRFNPSHQWIYKKIQAGELKIQQLDAQTYFFRRKNINAAGEPRTWTDHLLWHHAAHTIDLFQFQTGEEVVRANAVQGPMHPELGIAMDMSIQLLSESGSVCTLSLSFNNDGPLGTFFRYICNNGTYIACYDDLVTARDEAVDVSQVDVSMNGIELQDREFIASIREGREPRASVAKVLPTYRVMHQLEQQLNTQPTLS
- a CDS encoding type II toxin-antitoxin system PemK/MazF family toxin, giving the protein MVKTIHRFEVWWVNLEPTKGSEIRKTRPCVIISPDELAALKTIIVAPMTSQGFEFPSRISYEFDGKQALILLDQMRVVDKDRLLEKMGILEASVQKKVISCLLELFAE